Within the Candidatus Saccharibacteria bacterium oral taxon 488 genome, the region TATTCAAAGATAGGTAAGCGGCAAAGAAGAAACAAATATATTTAGTAACCCCAAAAGACAACCACAAAGGAATAAAGCCTCCAGCCTGCAAAATAATTATCATTGCAAAAATTTGGATAGCCACCGAAATGACTGCCATAACTCTCAATTTCTTAGGTAAGATTTTATGTTGTCCACCCATGGTAAATTCACCCAAAGGCAGACCACAAGCAACAAGAACTGTCATAATTGCTATAATTCCAAATAATACGGCACCTAATATTGAAAGCATAAATCAATATTCTCCCTTCGCAAAATACAAAAATTCAGTTGCAAATTCAACTTTATTTCACTCAATATTTTTACTTATACTATAGCTCTCCAAGAGAGCTTTTATCGACAATCCTGGAGGCACGTACGAGAGTCGAACTCGTCTAAAAGGTTTTGCAGACCTCTGCGTAACCGCTCCGCCAACGCGCCGCTCTGTTACATTTGGTGCGAGCGAGAAGACTTGAACTTCCACGAGCATAATGCTCACTAGCCCCTCAAGCTAGCGCGTCTACCAATTCCGCCACGCCCGCATGACCACTTACCATTATACCTGATTACGGTGCTTTGTAAACGGATTCGCGGCGAACCGTCCAGTAGATCACGTCGGCGAACCGATCGGTGGGATATACCAACCGCATTGACTTATCAAGCGCCGACACGGAACGCAAGTGAATGTAATCCAGTTGCACTTGATATAGTGCGAGGGCTGGCACATCGGACTGCCAATGCTTGGTAAACGTTTGGTATTTGCTCACTCGTTGTTTGGCATTTTGTTTGGTGCGACCAGCCGCGAGGGCATCATCGGCCACCGCGCTGTTATAGTTAGCAAAATTGAGACCGCCTTGATTGGCCTGTGACGAATGCCAGTAGGCAAAGACGTCAGCGTCACCGCCCAGCACCAACTCATACAACAGTACATCAAAGCCACGCGGCCGCAGAACAGACTGCAAAACGTTTTGCGAGGCATCATTTGGATCAACCACCCTTAGGTCAACAGTGATATGCAGCGTTTCCTGCCAGACTTTTACGAGTTCACGCGCAATATTTTCAAAGTCAGAGCCTTTGAGCGTCACGAACGACAATTGCAAAACCTGCTCGCCCTTTTTACGCTGATTACCGACTACCTTCCATCCTTCTTCATCCAGTAACTTTTTTGCTGCTTCTGTGTCATACGGCAAACGACCGGCCAGCTGCCCGTCTACTTGGTCGTCAAAAATTGGGCCGTGTAGTGGCTTCTTGGCGAAAGCAAACTTCTCGCGTAGCGCTTGGGTATTAATCGACTGGACCAGTGCTTGTCGAACTTTGCGCGAACTCACCATTTCGCTCTGGGTATTAAATAATGCATAAACGCCATCGTTAATAGCGTACGACCGCGAGGCATACATGTGACGGATCTGGTCTGACTGAGCCATATATGACAACTCCGGTGTCGCCATAATTTCACTCGTCTTGAGACCTTTGGTTATCTCGTCCCGCGTCGGATATACATACAGCTGAAAGCGATCCAGCTTTGGCGCACCATGATGATACTGCGAGTTCACCACGAGATGAAGCACTTTTTTCGACCCATCAGCATTGGCATTCTGTAGAATCCGCATAGCAAACGGCCCAGAGGTTACGGGCGACTTACCATAACCATGCTCGCGTAGCTCAGCCGGATTAACTTCACTGAGGCTGTGCTGAGGCAAAACCGGAAAGGTGAGGGCGTGCATGAATGGTGCGTATGGGGCCGGCAGGATAAATTGCACCGTTCGCTCGTCAACCTGCTTGACGTTGATCGACTGCCAGCCGGTAATTGACGATTGTGTCCGTGCATCCTTGAGTAGATTAACAGTAAACACCACGTCGCGAGCATCCAGCGGCGCTCCGTCTGACCACTTGAGATTACGGCGCAATTTGACCGTATACTCAGTCTCGGCCTCATTGACTGTGACCGACTCAGCGAGGTCGCCCTTGATATGTCCGGTTGTATCATAATTATAAAGACTCGCAAACATCAGCCGAGCCGCTGATTTTTCGGCACTACTACGAGCAAAGATTGGGTTCAGTGTCTCTAATGGGCCTAGCACGCCCTCTGAATACGACCCGCCCCTGGCTGGTGCGTTATGAGCATATAATTCACGAAATGACAGCCACTGCACCATGCTGATGGTAATCAATAGAATAACCAGAAAGATCCACCCCAGGACATGCCGCTTAACTCCAGCCAAATGTTCAAGGCGCGAAGAGATAAACATATGCGTGTGACGCAGGGTCGTCTTGGTTAGTTTCTGCGCCCGTCCATCGAGGTCTTTCGTTGTGAAGTCCAGCCGCAGAAATTTTTTCCAAGATGATTTTTTTGTGTCCAAGATATACCCCTAGCCCTTCAGACTCGGCAACACCAAACTCGCCAAGATCGACAGCACGAACACAACAGCAAACACAATAGTCACATCAAACAAGTTCTTGTCAAAACCTCGCCGCGTGGTGAACAGTTCGCCCGACGAGCCAAATCCTGCACCCAGGCTAGCACCACGCTGCTGCAACAATATGGCAATGATCATCAAAACGGCTGATCCTAATGTGACATACGGCAAAATAGTATCAAGTGACATGCTTTCTCCTTATTCTGGCGCCGGCTTGATAACGAAGGCGCTACTTACTATATAGTTTACCAGACTGAGTATGATTCCGGCAAGAATTGACGAGCCAAAACTCATGGATAATCCCGGCGCCAGTGCCAACGATATATACACCATGATGCCATTAACCACCAGCGTAAATAAGCCGAGCGTCAGTAAGATCGCCGGTAGCGACAAGATGACAACGATCGGTTTTAAGATAGAGTTGACGATCGAAAAGATTAAACCGGCGAGGATAAACGTTGCCGTCGTCTCAACCACTGGCTCACTCGTCCCGAGAAGCCGCACCGCCACCCAGATACCAACAGAATTAAGTACCCACCTGACAAAAAATATTGCAAATTGTCGTCTCATGACTACATTTCATTATATCATAACGCTAGCAAGCGCCGTCGACTACCCTGCGCTCAGTGCTCTTGATGTGCATCTGGAGCTGCTGTCGACTACTCGTCCCCTCAATGCAGATCGCGGCCGGCGTCGAACCAGACGGCGGGATTGTTCGTACAGTGATTACGATATCTGGCGAGCCACTCTTGAACGACTGCGGCAATGTCGTTGGGTATGACCCTTTGAAGTTTTTTTCCTGTTCCGCCGCTGATAATGCATTCTGAAGATCCGATGTTATAGCTTTACGCACCGTCTCTTTGCGCCACCCGTTATAACTGACGAGACCGATGCCCGCCAAGATACCAATAACCACAACGACAATTAGTATTTCTATGACGGTAAATCCATACTTGCGACTCATACTTATGATGATAGCATAAGCTTAATCTTTTTCGCTAGCTCTTTATCCACGATTTTTTCCAGGTCGGTGAGTGAGGCATTCCGTATACGGCTGATGCTGCCAAACTTTTTCAATAATTTGGCGCGGGTTTTTGGCCCAATGCCAGGAATTTCCTCCAGCTGATTTTTCGTTTGCTGCTGACGCTTTAGCACCGTGTGGTAGCTCACGGCAAAGCGATGTGACTCGTCGCGGATGCGCTGGAACAGTTTGACGATGTCGGTTGTCGCAAGGGTATTCTCGTCCGCCGTCGGACGTTCGTTGCGAGTTTGCTCCATGCTAGCTCGTAAGTTTTTTGAGTGTGAACTGGCGTTACGCTGACTTGGGTGTAAATTCACCACATAAACATCACCGTCTTCGTGAATCATAATATCCGTCCGTGGCTGCGACCGAACCTGCTCAATGAACGCTATGTCAATTTGCGAACCAGTTTTATGTACCAGCAACTCTTCCTCGCGCTTGGCGATACTGATGATTGGCACGGTGACGCCACGCTCATCACGCGCTTTGATGGCTGCCGCTAGCTGACCCTTACCGCCATCAATCAGCAGCAGATCAGGACGACCCCAGCTTTTTAAATGACGCTCACTCAACCGGCGAAAAACCGTCTCATGCATATTACCCGTATCATCATTTTTCTCACTAACTTTAAACTTGCGGTATTCCGCCCGGTCGCTCGCGCCATTGGTAAATACCACCATACTAGCGACGACTTGCTGCCCGCTCATGTGTGAAATATCATAACCCTCGATGCGTGCTGGGATATCTTTTAGGCCCAATAATTTCGCCAAATCAGCCAATGCCTTGTCCTTAGAAATATCCAAAAACTCTTTGTCGCCGAAACAAACTCGCCGCTGCAATTCCTGCATGGCGCGTAGTTTATTGCGAAGGTCGGCCGCCCGCTCAAAATCATGCAGCCCAGCTGCCGTTTTCATGTCGCGCTCCAGCTCGGCGGCGATGGCTTTACGATTACCCTTGATGTAACTGATGAGTTTGTGTAGATTAGCTTTGTAGGCAGCTGGCCCATCGCTTAGTCGCGGGCTGAGACCCAAATCTTCATCCAATTTCGACTGCCCTGGTCGCCGCTGCCTGGTTAAATACGGAAACACTCGCCGCAGATAGCGCAAGGCTTTTTTCAAGGCAAAGCCATTATAAAACGGGCCAACATATTCCGCGCCGTCATCCGCAGGATTGCGCGTAAAACTGACGGTCGGCCACTCACTTTTCATGTCGATGCGTACATACATCTGCGATTTATCATCACGCAGCAGCACGTTGTAGCACGGCATGTAGCGTTTGACCATCTCGCTCTCCAAAAACAACGCGTCAACCTCGCTCTCGGTCTCAATCCAATCAGTATCAGCAATTTCCGCCACCAACGCCATGGTTTTATTGTCCCGCCCGCGCGAATCTTGAAAATACTGGCGCACGCGGTTACGTAACACCGCCGCCTTGCCCACATAAATAATCTCGCCGCTGGCTGACTTATGAAAATAGACGCCAGGAGTGCGCGGTAGGGTCTTGAGTTTTTGCTGCAACCGTTGATTCACAGCTACCATTATATCAAGTGATCACGTCTTGCCGACAAAACCACTGAGCACACCATCCAGCTCGCCCTGAGCAAGTCGTACCGCCCACTCTTGATGCTCCAGGAATGACAACAATCCAGCCTTTAGCCCAAACCAGCCTAACTTTTGTCTAGCTTCGGCAACTTTTCTCGATTGTTCTCTAAATGTATAATACTGGTCGCGACACTCTTGCGGAATATCTGAAATTTTGCGGTTTGGCATTATAGCATTTATTAGTTCCTCGACTTTTTCTGTGTCTTTTGGACGCCAGCCGGTAATTGAACGACATCCGTACGCTCCTAATTGAGCAATTGGATTAAGGATAGCGCATACTGTCTCGCCATCTCTCTTCACAAGCCACTGATCAAGACTAGCTGGGGGAATTTCCGTCTCAATACCGCCGAGGCGCCAGTATAAACGACCTTCATCATCAACATAACGATCGCCGACGAAATCAAATATACCACGACGATTTTTTTCGTATGGATTAAGTCCAAATGCCGAAACTACCAACTTATCACCGATAGCATCGGTAATTTCCTGCCGACAACTCTTCACAACAGTCTTATCTGTGCTTTGCACTAATGTATCAAGGTCTCGCACCGTACCGTTTTTACGTAGACGCGGTAAATCCACACCATTGGGCAGACAAACAACACGATTATCCCAATCAATTTTGGCAGCGTTGGTAACTGCATGTAGACCCAGCCCGCCGACAACATTATACGGAACTTCGCGATCTTTCATTCTGTCATGAATGCTGCGTTCTGCAAGCAGCGAGTACATATTTCCTGAAACTTCACTCATACTATAGTCCTTGTCCGCCTATTGTAAATCATTTGTCTTAGTTATATCAAGTAAATACCCTTCCAAAAACTGACTCCACTCCGGCACATTCTTTTCGCGGAAATAGGCATGAAGGAAATCAACCATAACGTGCTGACGCTTCCTCGCTTCTATTCGCCCCGGCTCCGTCAGCATCAAGCCTTTCAATTTCAGCAACTTCTCAAAAAAGTGATTAATAAAGCCGTCGGTATCATGCGTGTTGCCGTTAATGTCGTATTCTTCCGCCGCTAGATCAACATTTGGCCAAACCGCGGGGTCAAAAATCCGCCCACCGTGATGGCAGGCATACATCAATCCTCGCTCAATCCCAACCGTGCCAATAGCATCGCACATGTCAGCGTCAGACACTAGCTGCCCCGCCAGCCGCCGCGGCTGCTGGCCGTCCAGCCGTTTACTATAACCAATCGCCGCAATATTTTCTAATACTGCCTGACATAGGTCAGTATCCACTCCTGCATCCACCATACTATTGACCGCGTTCGTCAATTTCTCTGCCTGCGCTTTGCCAACTAATTTGTAATCGTCAATGTCATGCAACCAAGCCGTCAACAGCACTTCGTACAGATCTACCGGCTCATTACATTCGCTCGCAAAACGCTCCGCCAGAAAGGCCACCCGCTCAACGTGATCATCAGCATGACCCGATGGGTCGCCGCCTAATATACCACGCACTTTATTTTTTATTGTCTCAAGTTGAGCTATCTGCCGTTCGTCCATAGGGTTATTGTATCACCCATGCAGGCCTCAACCCACTAAACTATTTTCATTTTACCCAAGAGGCGCTATAGTAGTGATGTGAAAACAGCTGTGAAAAGAAAAGTACCTGAATTTATCAAACGATCATTAGGACGCATACCACGACTGCCAGTGCCAGCACCCGTTTGGCAATTGGATAAAATCGACGAGAGCTTAACGCCAAATATGCGAGCACTGCGGATGACGATGGCAATTGCCGAGGAATTATTAGCAATGGGGGTGGCTGCTCGGGACGTGGTACATATGGCGCTAGGGATCACTGGCACATACTGCAGGCGACGAGTTCACATTGATGTCAGCTCAACACTCATCACCATGTCCCAAGACCGCGGTACCGAACGCGAACCACTCACCTTGGTGCGGACGATCACATTGAAGTATGTCAATTACCAAACGATCCAAGCATTGCAAAACCTTGCGCTATTAATTCGTGACACTCATTTGCCATTAGCCGAGGCAGAGCAACGTGTCGAAGAAATCCTCGCTAACCCACGCGAGTACTCACGCTGGGTCACCTGTTTGGCGGGCGGTGGTGTATCGATGGGTGTGGTGATTTTATTTAACGGCTCGATCTTGATGAGCGGACTAGCGTTTGTGATGGGATTTGCAGCAACAGCAACGATGAGAATTCTAGATAAATGGGGTCTCGCAACATTTTACCTGCAAATCATTACCGCACTCCTAATCACCCTGGCAGCAGGCGCCGCTCAATGGCTAAATGGCTGGCTGGGC harbors:
- a CDS encoding phage holin family protein, translating into MRRQFAIFFVRWVLNSVGIWVAVRLLGTSEPVVETTATFILAGLIFSIVNSILKPIVVILSLPAILLTLGLFTLVVNGIMVYISLALAPGLSMSFGSSILAGIILSLVNYIVSSAFVIKPAPE
- a CDS encoding prepilin-type N-terminal cleavage/methylation domain-containing protein, which produces MSRKYGFTVIEILIVVVVIGILAGIGLVSYNGWRKETVRKAITSDLQNALSAAEQEKNFKGSYPTTLPQSFKSGSPDIVITVRTIPPSGSTPAAICIEGTSSRQQLQMHIKSTERRVVDGAC
- a CDS encoding peptide ABC transporter substrate-binding protein yields the protein MDTKKSSWKKFLRLDFTTKDLDGRAQKLTKTTLRHTHMFISSRLEHLAGVKRHVLGWIFLVILLITISMVQWLSFRELYAHNAPARGGSYSEGVLGPLETLNPIFARSSAEKSAARLMFASLYNYDTTGHIKGDLAESVTVNEAETEYTVKLRRNLKWSDGAPLDARDVVFTVNLLKDARTQSSITGWQSINVKQVDERTVQFILPAPYAPFMHALTFPVLPQHSLSEVNPAELREHGYGKSPVTSGPFAMRILQNANADGSKKVLHLVVNSQYHHGAPKLDRFQLYVYPTRDEITKGLKTSEIMATPELSYMAQSDQIRHMYASRSYAINDGVYALFNTQSEMVSSRKVRQALVQSINTQALREKFAFAKKPLHGPIFDDQVDGQLAGRLPYDTEAAKKLLDEEGWKVVGNQRKKGEQVLQLSFVTLKGSDFENIARELVKVWQETLHITVDLRVVDPNDASQNVLQSVLRPRGFDVLLYELVLGGDADVFAYWHSSQANQGGLNFANYNSAVADDALAAGRTKQNAKQRVSKYQTFTKHWQSDVPALALYQVQLDYIHLRSVSALDKSMRLVYPTDRFADVIYWTVRRESVYKAP
- a CDS encoding excinuclease ABC subunit UvrC; its protein translation is MNQRLQQKLKTLPRTPGVYFHKSASGEIIYVGKAAVLRNRVRQYFQDSRGRDNKTMALVAEIADTDWIETESEVDALFLESEMVKRYMPCYNVLLRDDKSQMYVRIDMKSEWPTVSFTRNPADDGAEYVGPFYNGFALKKALRYLRRVFPYLTRQRRPGQSKLDEDLGLSPRLSDGPAAYKANLHKLISYIKGNRKAIAAELERDMKTAAGLHDFERAADLRNKLRAMQELQRRVCFGDKEFLDISKDKALADLAKLLGLKDIPARIEGYDISHMSGQQVVASMVVFTNGASDRAEYRKFKVSEKNDDTGNMHETVFRRLSERHLKSWGRPDLLLIDGGKGQLAAAIKARDERGVTVPIISIAKREEELLVHKTGSQIDIAFIEQVRSQPRTDIMIHEDGDVYVVNLHPSQRNASSHSKNLRASMEQTRNERPTADENTLATTDIVKLFQRIRDESHRFAVSYHTVLKRQQQTKNQLEEIPGIGPKTRAKLLKKFGSISRIRNASLTDLEKIVDKELAKKIKLMLSS
- the secG gene encoding preprotein translocase subunit SecG, translated to MSLDTILPYVTLGSAVLMIIAILLQQRGASLGAGFGSSGELFTTRRGFDKNLFDVTIVFAVVFVLSILASLVLPSLKG
- a CDS encoding phosphohydrolase, with product MDERQIAQLETIKNKVRGILGGDPSGHADDHVERVAFLAERFASECNEPVDLYEVLLTAWLHDIDDYKLVGKAQAEKLTNAVNSMVDAGVDTDLCQAVLENIAAIGYSKRLDGQQPRRLAGQLVSDADMCDAIGTVGIERGLMYACHHGGRIFDPAVWPNVDLAAEEYDINGNTHDTDGFINHFFEKLLKLKGLMLTEPGRIEARKRQHVMVDFLHAYFREKNVPEWSQFLEGYLLDITKTNDLQ